The nucleotide sequence TAATTGAGGAAAATACGACGATCATAAAAAATGATTTTTCATTAGATAAAATGTATTCTATGAATAGTACATTATCTATTTTTATATCAGATTTTAAAAATTGTATTTCAAATGGTAAATTATCTAATATTCAGAGGGATTTATATAATTTTTATATAAATAATGAGGAATTTAAGTACTTTTTACGGTTTTTTTTGATGAGAATAAGAGGGGAAAATTATAATGATTTACTTGATTTGGATATATTGCATCATATATATAAAAATTCAAAATTTTCTATATCATCTATAGAAGTTTATTCTAAGTGTCCATTTAAGTATTTTTTAGATTATATAATAAAAATTAAAACAAAAAGGTTATTTTCATTTGAAACTTATGATTATGGAAATATAGTTCATTTTTTAATGGAAAATATATGTAAAAACATAATTAAATCTTGTGATTTTTCAAATTTATCCAAAGATGAAATTGATAAATTTATAGTTGAATATTTTAACAATGTAATTTTTTCTAATAAAAATAAGAGTTATATTTTAAATAACAATTTTAAATTTAAAGCTTTTGCACAAAAAATAAGAAAAATTGTAAGTGATGCTGTATTTTTTACGGGTAGGCATTTAAGTAATACAGAGTTTTTTCATAAGTATTATGAATTTGAATTTGGAAAAACCAATTCTAAAATAGAATTGGTTTTAAATGATGGAAGAAAAGCTTCATTCGTTGGGAAAATTGATCGTATTGATTTTTGCAAGAGTAATAATGAGGTATTTATAAATATTATCGATTATAAATCAAGTATTTATGATATAGATTATGGAAAGATATATAATAATTTAAATATACAAACAATTGCATATATGAATTGTATTATAAGGCTATATAGGGAAAATTATAATATTAATTTAAGTCCGTGTGCTATTTTTTATTTTACTATAAGTAAGCCTGTTATAAAAAATAAGAAGGGTATAGATTTAATAAAAGAGATTGGGAAGTATTATAGGTATAGTGGTTTTTTAATTGATGATATTGAAAAAATTAATCTTATTGATAGGAATGTTTTGAATGGAAATGGGAGCATTGTATCTGTAAAAATAAATAAGAATGGGGAAATAGCTAAGCATAATTCTTCAGATAGTATTTTAACTGAAAATGAATTTAATGATATGTTGGAATTTGTGCATAATTCTATTAAAGATAAGATCTTGAAAATTTATGATGGAAATATAGAAGTATGCCCTGTATTAGATGATATGGAGCAATCTAAGTGTAGTTATTGTAATTATATTGGAATATGTAAGTTTACAAAACATGAAAATAAATTTAAGATTGTTAATGAATTAGATAAAAGTTCATTTTTAAATTTAATACGAAAGGGAAGTAATTAGTGAATTTTAGTAAAAATCAGAAAAATGTTATTGAGTTAATTAATGGAGATTTGCTCGTGGCAGCATCAGCAGGATCAGGTAAAACAGCGGTTTTAGTTCAAAGGATAATAAATTTAATATTAAATTACAATGTATCTATGAATGAAATTTTAGTAATTACATTTACAAATGCTGCAGCAGCTGAAATGAAGGATAGGATTGTAAAAGCTTTAGAAGAGAGTATAAATGATGAAAATAAATACATATTAGAAGCACAACTAATGATGATAAATAATTGTAATATTCAAACTTTTCACTCTTTTTGTTTAGATATTTTAAAAAATAATTATTACAAATTAAATTTGGGGTCAAATTTTAAAATAGTTAAAGATAGTCAAAGAAAGATGATGATCGAAAATGCACTTGATGATACATTTGATTTTTATTATGAAAATGAGGACAAGGAGTTTTTAAATATTGTAAATATATATGGTGGAAAATATTCAGACTCAAAACTTAGAGAGATAATTATATCTATTTATAAATTTATACAAAATATGGTTGATTGTGATGAATTTATTAAAAGAAGTATAAGCGTGTATGAACTAAAAAATAATGAAGATGTATTTTCAAGTGAAATAGGTAAGGTGCTACGTTCAAGGTTAATAGAAAAAAGTATATTTTATAAAGAACAATTAAGCGATTTTATGATAGGAATACCGAGTGATGAAAAAATTTATAACGTTATAGAGAATGATATATCTATAATTGATTCACTTTTAGATAAAATAAATTCTTGCTATGAAGATGTATACAATTATATTCATAATATTAAATTTTTGAGACTTCCTAAATTAAGTGAGTATTATAAGGAAATAAGGGGAGGATTAAAAGATTTTATAGAGTCATTAAAGAAAAGTATATTTATTGTGGATGAGGATGCTTTAAAATTACAAATAAGTGATGTGAAAAATATAGTCATCAAGTTATTTGAAGTTGTGTGTGATTTTAGGGATAAGTTTTTATCTAAAAAATTATCTAAAGATTTTATAGATTTCAATGATATGGAGCATTTAACGATTAAACTTTTAAATGACTCAACTATATGTAATTATTATAAAAATAAATTTAAGTATATTTTTATAGATGAATATCAAGATACGAATTACATACAAGAATACATAATTAATAAAATAAAAAGTGATCATAATGTATTTATGGTAGGAGATATCAAGCAAAGTATTTATGGATTTAGGGGTGCAAAGGTAGATTTGTTTAATAAAAAATATACTAATTTCAAAAAGGTAGATGATATAACTTATATAGATACAAATGAAAACAAGATATTATTGTATGATAATTATAGAAGTAGGAATGAAGTAATTAATTTTATTAATTTTATATTTAAAAATATTATGGTAAAAGGTATAAGCAATATAGAGTATACACCTGAGGAGTACCTAAATTGTTCGAGTAATTATGAAACTATAAAAAATGAGAATGAAAATTTTGAAGGAGAGGTTACTCTTTCAATTATAGTAAATGATGATGAAGATTCAGAAAAAAATGTAGAAGCAGATGAGATAGAGTGCAATTTAATTATTGATTATATAAATAAGCTTATTAATTCTGAAGATAAGGTATATAAAATTTATGATAAAAACATTAATACATATAGAAAAGTTGAGTATAGAGATATTGTAATTTTGATAAGGAATATAAATGGTTCTTATATATCAAAATTATTACATGAAAAGCTTAAGGAATGTGATATACCTTCATATTTTGATGGAGGAAGTCAATTTTTTGATCGTATTGAAGTGATAACAGTAATGAGTTTACTTAAAATCATTAATAATCCAATTGATGATGTTGATATACTTACAGTTCTTAAGAGTGAGATATTTAATTTTTCAAATAATGATTTGGTTTATATAAGGTATATAAATAATAACGATTATTTATATAACAATATTAAATATATTTTAAGTTTAAATTTTGGACATGAAGATAAGGTGTTTTTAAATGATGGATTTTCAATAACTTATGATAAATTTAAAACTCTTTATGATAAGTGTATGTTTTTTTTAAACAAGATAAATGAATATAGAGAGAAGTCTTTGTTTATGAAAATTGATGAGTTTATTTGGTTTATATATAAAGATAGCAAGTATTATTTTTTGTTATCTAGTATGGAAGATGGATTAGATAAGCAAGCTAATTTAAGAATTATATTTAATAAAGCAAAAGAATTTAGATCATCAAGCTTTTCTGGATTATTTAATTTTATAGAGTATTTGAATTATTCAAATAAGGTTGGGGATGATACGCTTGTTCCTAAAAATATATCTGAAAATGAGAATGTTGTACGTATAATGAGTGTTCATAAAAGTAAGGGACTTGAATTTCCTATTGTAATACTTTGTAATACATCAGGGAGGTTTAATTTTAAAGATTTAATGTCATCTATGATATTGCATGATGATTTTGGAATTGGATTAAATCATATGGATTATAATTTGAATTTAGAAACAGAATTATTTATGAAAAATATCATGAAAGAAGATCATAAATACAAAATTATTTCAGAAGAACTTAGAATATTGTATGTAGCTTTGACAAGAGCTAAGGAAAAATTATTTATAACAGGTACATATAATTCAGATAAGGATTTTAAAAGGGTAGAGGATATTCATAAATGCAGGAGTTATTTGGATTTTTTGTGCAATTCACTTATGAAACATAAAGATGGAGAGGTTATTTTAAATTATCCTTGTAATGTATTATCTTATAACGATTTAAATGAGAGGAAATTTAAAATTAATATATACAATAGAACAAACTTTACTAAGCACAAGAAGAATGAAAATGTAGATAAAAATATAAAATTAGAGGATATTATAAATGAGGATTCATCTAGTTATGATTACATAAATGATATTTTTAATTTTAAGTATGATTATGATGATGCAATTAATATGCCAATTAATTTATCTGTATCTGAGATATTATCATATGATGAGGAAGGGCGATTGAATATAAATTTTAAGGTTCCTAAATTTATTGATGATATCAAGAATGAAGAGGTATATACATCTTTGGACATAGGAAATTTATATCATTTTTTTATGCAAAACATATCTTTAAAATCAAATATAGATTATGAGTATTTAGAGAGTGAAGTAAATCGTATGCTTGATTCTGAAATGATTTCTTTTGAAGATGTTAAGTATTTAAATATACATAAAGTATTGAAATTTTTTGAAAGTAATTTGGGAAAAAGAGTTATAGAGTGTTTTAATAAAAATAGAGAAAATGTTTATAGAGAATTTGAATTTTTGATGAATCATAGGATAGATAAAATAAATGAAAATAATGATTTAAGAATTCAAGGCATAATTGATTTGTTTTTCTTTGATGGGGATAAAATAGTTTTAGTTGATTATAAAACAGATAAAAATATATTTAATGATAACAAAGTTATTCCAAATAGATATAAGGAACAACTTTATTATTATAAAATTGCACTTAATAAAATATTTAATGTAGATGTTTCTGAAAGTTATATTTATTCTTTTGAGAACAATAAGGCTTTCAAGGTTTAAAATTGTTTATTAAATGTTTTAGAGTTTTATATTTATTTAAGCTTGGTTTAATATGAAGAAGTGTTATTAGGTAGTTATTGTACTTAATAACATCTTTTTTGTTTTTTACAAA is from Candidatus Arthromitus sp. SFB-rat-Yit and encodes:
- the addA gene encoding helicase-exonuclease AddAB subunit AddA — protein: MNFSKNQKNVIELINGDLLVAASAGSGKTAVLVQRIINLILNYNVSMNEILVITFTNAAAAEMKDRIVKALEESINDENKYILEAQLMMINNCNIQTFHSFCLDILKNNYYKLNLGSNFKIVKDSQRKMMIENALDDTFDFYYENEDKEFLNIVNIYGGKYSDSKLREIIISIYKFIQNMVDCDEFIKRSISVYELKNNEDVFSSEIGKVLRSRLIEKSIFYKEQLSDFMIGIPSDEKIYNVIENDISIIDSLLDKINSCYEDVYNYIHNIKFLRLPKLSEYYKEIRGGLKDFIESLKKSIFIVDEDALKLQISDVKNIVIKLFEVVCDFRDKFLSKKLSKDFIDFNDMEHLTIKLLNDSTICNYYKNKFKYIFIDEYQDTNYIQEYIINKIKSDHNVFMVGDIKQSIYGFRGAKVDLFNKKYTNFKKVDDITYIDTNENKILLYDNYRSRNEVINFINFIFKNIMVKGISNIEYTPEEYLNCSSNYETIKNENENFEGEVTLSIIVNDDEDSEKNVEADEIECNLIIDYINKLINSEDKVYKIYDKNINTYRKVEYRDIVILIRNINGSYISKLLHEKLKECDIPSYFDGGSQFFDRIEVITVMSLLKIINNPIDDVDILTVLKSEIFNFSNNDLVYIRYINNNDYLYNNIKYILSLNFGHEDKVFLNDGFSITYDKFKTLYDKCMFFLNKINEYREKSLFMKIDEFIWFIYKDSKYYFLLSSMEDGLDKQANLRIIFNKAKEFRSSSFSGLFNFIEYLNYSNKVGDDTLVPKNISENENVVRIMSVHKSKGLEFPIVILCNTSGRFNFKDLMSSMILHDDFGIGLNHMDYNLNLETELFMKNIMKEDHKYKIISEELRILYVALTRAKEKLFITGTYNSDKDFKRVEDIHKCRSYLDFLCNSLMKHKDGEVILNYPCNVLSYNDLNERKFKINIYNRTNFTKHKKNENVDKNIKLEDIINEDSSSYDYINDIFNFKYDYDDAINMPINLSVSEILSYDEEGRLNINFKVPKFIDDIKNEEVYTSLDIGNLYHFFMQNISLKSNIDYEYLESEVNRMLDSEMISFEDVKYLNIHKVLKFFESNLGKRVIECFNKNRENVYREFEFLMNHRIDKINENNDLRIQGIIDLFFFDGDKIVLVDYKTDKNIFNDNKVIPNRYKEQLYYYKIALNKIFNVDVSESYIYSFENNKAFKV